CCAGGGCGGACACTCCGGCCGCGGCCGCCGCTCCCTGGGCCCCTGCGGTGCGCCGGCCGACGGTGCGGTTGAGCAGGATGTACGACGCCCAGCAGCCGGCGGCCAGCAGCCCCAGCCCCATCCCGAGGTAGTCCGTGGACGGCCGCGGCCGCATCAACGTGACCACGCCCGCCGCGGCGATCAGCGCACAGCACGCGTCGACGCGCCGCCGTGAGGCGGCCAGGGCGATGCTGAGCGGGCCGAGGAACTCCAGGGTCACCGCGAGCCCGAGGCCGATACGGTCCACGGCGGTGTACAGGGACAGGTTCATCGTCCCGAACACCGCGGCGAGCAGCAGCACGGGCCACCACTGCCGCCAGGTGAAGGTCCGCAGCCGGGGCCGGCCGACGGCCAGCAGGGCGAGCGCGGCGACGTACTGGCGCACCGCCACGACACCGACGGGCCCGAGGACGGGGAAGGCCAGCGACCCGATCGCGGCACCGATCTGGTTGGACAGACCGCTGCCGACCATGGTGA
The Streptomyces sp. CGMCC 4.7035 DNA segment above includes these coding regions:
- a CDS encoding EamA family transporter — protein: MHGASARPAAPATRRAAPAPEGTKSAETTLTGVLTMVGSGLSNQIGAAIGSLAFPVLGPVGVVAVRQYVAALALLAVGRPRLRTFTWRQWWPVLLLAAVFGTMNLSLYTAVDRIGLGLAVTLEFLGPLSIALAASRRRVDACCALIAAAGVVTLMRPRPSTDYLGMGLGLLAAGCWASYILLNRTVGRRTAGAQGAAAAAGVSALVFLPVGVVVALRHPPTAAAAACAVAAGVLSSAVPYLADLLTLRRVSAPAFGLFMSVNPVLAAVVGWIVLGQRLGWTEWAGIGAVVAANTVSIAARRG